Part of the Aestuariirhabdus haliotis genome is shown below.
CGGGAAATACGCGGTTTCATTAATAAGAATTTCCAGACCAATATGATTCGTGATTTTGACAAAGAAGACATTGAAATTTATGAAGAGGACGGCTTTCTAAAAGTCGATATTGAATATGAGAAGCGGGTTCACATTGTCTCCAATGTCGATGTGGTGATGAGTTTCAAACACAACTGGCAAGTTAAAAATCAGTGAAAAACCGCCTCGAAAAGCTATCGCGTAAGCTGGGATACAGCTTTAATGATGAGCAGCTGGCTCTGCTGGCTTTGACACATCGGAGCTATGCTTCAAGAAACAACGAACGGCTCGAATTTTTGGGTGATTCGATTGTTAATTTCACGATAGCCGAAGCCCTTTACGACAAGTTTCCTCAGGCCAAAGAGGGGCAGTTGAGCCGTCTTCGTGCGAGATTGGTCAAAGGCAAAACACTGGCTGAGCTGGCCAGGGAATTTGAGTTGGGTGACTATCTGCGCCTGGGATCTGGTGAGTTGAAAAGCGGTGGTTTTCGCAGGGAATCCATTCTTGCTGATACCGTCGAAGCTTTAATCGGCGCTATTTATCTCGATCGCGGTATGGATGCCTGTCGTGATCGAGTGCTCGATTGGTATCAGTCCCGGTTGGACAGTCTATCCCTGGATGATACTCAAAAAGATCCCAAAACCTTGTTGCAAGAACTGCTGCAATCCAGGCAGGCGGCATTACCGGTCTATGATGTCCTGGATGTGGAGGGAGAAGCCCATGCACAGACCTTTACTGTGCAATGTGTGGTGGATCTGTTGAGTAAAAAATGTGTAGGAATAGGCAGTAGTCGCAGGGGGGCTGAGCAGCAGGCTGCGCGCCAGGTGTTGCGCGAGTTGGGAGTTGATAATGGCTGAAGCTGAAGCATTCCGCTGTGGTTTTATTGCCCTGGTAGGGCGGCCCAATGTGGGCAAATCAACGCTGCTCAACCGTATTCTTGGGCAAAAACTGAGTATTACCTCGCGTCGTCCACAAACGACTCGGCACCAGATTCAGGGCATAAAAACCGAGTTGGGTGTACAGGCAATCTATGTTGATACTCCCGGTTTGCACAAGGGGGGCGACAAGGCGATTAACCGCTATATGAACCGCGCCGCGAGTACGGCGATAAAAGATGTTGATTTGATTATTTTTCTGGTCGACAGATTGCGCTGGACTGACGAAGATCAAATGGTTTTGGATCGAATCAGGAACAGCCGTTGCCCCGTTTTGTTGGCAGTGAATAAAGTTGATCGGGTTGAGAACAAGCAAGAGTTAATGCCTCACCTGCAAGCCCTTTCGGAGCAACACAATTTCGCGGAAATTGTGCCTATATCAGCCAAAACCGGTCGTAATGTCGATAAATTGGAAGAGGCTGTAAATCGGTTGCTACCACTGGGAGATCATTTTTATGATGAGGACCAGCTGACAGATCGTAGCTCTCGTTTCCTTGCAGCTGAACTGGTACGGGAAAAAATCATGCGGCAGTTGGGCGATGAACTCCCGTATCAGATGACGGTTGAAATTGAAGAGTTCCGTCAACGTGACAATGTGTTGCATATTAGTGCCTTGATTCTGGTAGAAAAAGCAGGGCAGAAGGCGATTGTGATCGGAGATAAAGGCGCTCGGTTGAAAGTGATTGGACGTGAAGCTCGTCTCGATATGGAGCAATTATTCGATAGTAAGGTGATGCTCAACCTATGGGTTAAGGTGAAGGGAGGCTGGTCAGACGATGAGCGTGCACTTCGCAGTCTGGGATACACCGACGTCTGATTTGATGTGTCGATGGTAACCCCTCACCAGGCCAGCTTATCCAATGCCTATGTCATTCATAGTCGACCTTACCGTGAAACCAGTTTGATTGCTGACTTGCTGACTGAAGAAGATGGACGAGTCAGCGTGTTGTTTAAAGGTGTACGAGGCAGTAAAGCGCGCAATAAAGGTTTGCTGCAACCTTTCAATCGCTTGTTGGTGAGCTGGCAGGGTCGGCGAGACTTAAAAACAGCGACCGGATTAGAAGCCGGGGATCACCGGGTCGTTCTGCAAGGCCACTACCTGTTCAGTGCCATGTACGCGAATGAGCTGTTACAGCGTCTTCTGCAGCCTCACGACCCGCACCCTGAACTCTTCCAGCTATATTCGGAGTTGTTGCAGGCTCTTGGCAGAGAGGTGGCTCTGGAACCTTTATTGCGGAGCTTTGAGCTGCAGCTGCTCGATTTAATGGGGTATGGCTTGCCTCTTAGTGGAGAGGCAAGGAGTGGTGATCCAATCGAGAAGGATGGCTGGTATCAATATGACCCTCGCGAGGGTTTTTACCGAATATTGACTGTTTCCGATACACAACAACATAACCTTTTCAGTGGTGATATGCTGCATGCATTGGCGATGGGTAACATAGTCAGTTCGGAACAACTGTATGCAGCCAAGCGACTGATGCGTTTGGCTTTTGCGCCATTGTTGGGTGATCGACCGTTACGCAGTCGAGAGCTGTTTAGCTAAAGGATAGAAAGGAGAGCTTCATGTTATCGAAAAATCGTCTGCTGTTAGGGGTTAACATCGATCACGTAGCAACCCTGCGCCAGGCGAGAGGGACTCGATATCCGGATCCGGTACAGGCTGCAATAGAGGCAGAGCAGGCAGGCGCGGATGGTATTACGGTCCATCTGAGAGAAGACCGTCGGCATATTCAGGACCGGGATCTCGAGGTGTTGCGCGAAGTGCTGCAAACCAGGATGAACCTGGAGATGGCGGTAACCGATGAGATGCTGTCTGTTGCTGAACGAATTGCGCCAGCCCATGTCTGTCTGGTTCCCGAAAAACGGCAAGAGTTGACTACCGAAGGAGGCCTGGATGTGCTCGCCCAGGAGTCGCGAATAAAGACTGCCTGCCAAACATTGGGCGCTCAGGGCATTCAGGTGTCTCTGTTTATCGACGCTGATCCGGAACAGATTAAAGCCGTTGTTCGCTGTGGTGCTCCCGCTATTGAACTGCACACCGGCGCCTATGCCGATGCTGAATCCGGTGCTATGGCAGCTGAGCTTCAACGTGTTGTTGAAGGCGTACGCTTTGCGGTCGATCAGGGTTTAATTGTTAATGCCGGCCATGGCCTTAACTATGACAATGTTGAGCCAGTAGCGGGAATCCCCGGACTAAATGAGCTCAATATTGGTCACGGGATTATGGCTCGGGCTCTATTTACCGGGCTTGGGCCGGCGATTATCGAAATGAAGCGGGTCATGCTTGAGGCTCAGCGCTTTTCCGCCCCGGTCATTAAATAGGGGACCTGATGATGGTGGTAGGCATCGGGACGGATATTGTTCGTATTGATCGCATTGAACGTTCCTTGAGTAAGCTCGGGATACGTTTTGCTGAACGGGTGCTTACCGAACAGGAACAGGTGTTATTTCAGCAAGCCAGCAAACCTGCGACCTTTTTGGCCAAGCGTTTCGCGGTTAAGGAAGCGGCTTCCAAAGCCTTGGGAACGGGCATTGCTGATGGGGTCTCATTTCAGCATATTTTTCTGGAGCATGACTTTCGCGGGGCCCCTGTGTTGCGTTTGAGCGCGCGGGCTCTGGAGATCGCTAGCGAACGAGGCGCTAGCGATTTTCACGTGAGTTTGTCGGATGAAAAGGACTATGTTGTGGCTTTTGTGGTTTTGTCCTCTCGCTCCTGATGCCACTGCACCAGAGCGTCGATTTGCTTTACCAGTTCATCGAATAGAGGCCCGATTAAGGTGTGGGTATTGTCCTGATGTTGCTGCTTCAGGGCCGTTTCCATGTTGTAGCAGGCATCACGTAATAAGGGAACCCCACAATAGCGAGTCGCGCCATGAAGCTTGTGGACCGTTTCTAATAGTTCTGTTAGCTCTAGCTGTTGATATTGCCGCTCGATTTGTTGCCGGTCAGACAGCAGGTTTTCCAGGAGCATGGTGAGCATCTCTTGAGCGAGGTCAGACTTGCCCCCCGCCAGTTTTATGCCTTCTTGCATATCCACTAGAGAGGGCTGTGTGGTCGTCTCCTGATTTGAACTCGCTATTGTTTCCTGGGGGATTTGCAGGTTGAAACCGGTCCATTTTCGAACCATCTGTTGTAACTGGGGTTCGCTAATGGGCTTGCTCATGTAGTCGTCCATACCCGCCAACAGCAAGGCTTTTTTCTCGGCTGCCAAGGCATGGGCGGTTAAGGCAATGATAGGGGTTCGGTGTTCCGCTAATTCAATATCGCGAATTCGGCGAGTAGCGTCCATTCCGTCCATCTCTGGCATCTGGACGTCCATAAAGACCAGATCAAAACGGTATTGCCTCACCTTTTTTATCGCTTTCCTACCGCTTTCGACGGCAGTGACCTGGGCCCCCATACCCTCCAGTAATACCGTCACCAGCTTAAGGTTGGCTGGATTGTCATCCACGGCGAGAATTTGTGGAGTACGAGTAATCAGTTCGGCGCTATGGTGATCAATTAACGATGTTTGTTCATTGCTGTTAGTACCGCCCAATAACCATTCAATGGCTTTATGTAGACGAGCTCTGACCATAGGCTTCACCATGGTTAGTGCTGGTGTGTTTTGGCTCAGTAAGCGGTTAACTTCATGCTCCTTGTTAGTATCGACAAGGATAAGGAAAACTGTTTCTTCAGCCCAGGGTAACTCGAGCAATCTGGCTAGGTGCTCGGTAGGTAGTAATTTTTCGTTATGACTGAGTATGACCAGATCATAGGCTGGCATTGAGCCCTGGGATTTGAGTTCCAACAGTTTTTGCTCGCTATCCAGCGTCGTAACTTGCAACTGGGTGGCTCGTAATAGATGGCCGCTGGCTTGCCTGGCCAGTTCCTGAGTTTCGAGTAGCAGGGCAGTATGGTGTGGGTAGCGAGGTTCTGTCGCCTTATCCGTTTGCTCACTGGAGACCGGAATGTTAATGGTGAACCAAAACGTGGATCCTTCTCCCTCTTCGCTTTCCAG
Proteins encoded:
- a CDS encoding DUF4845 domain-containing protein produces the protein MKFANSQRGMSTAGWMMTLAVAGMTLLLVFKMVPFYLDDQAIGQTLENLSARKGIDEASPREIRGFINKNFQTNMIRDFDKEDIEIYEEDGFLKVDIEYEKRVHIVSNVDVVMSFKHNWQVKNQ
- the rnc gene encoding ribonuclease III gives rise to the protein MKNRLEKLSRKLGYSFNDEQLALLALTHRSYASRNNERLEFLGDSIVNFTIAEALYDKFPQAKEGQLSRLRARLVKGKTLAELAREFELGDYLRLGSGELKSGGFRRESILADTVEALIGAIYLDRGMDACRDRVLDWYQSRLDSLSLDDTQKDPKTLLQELLQSRQAALPVYDVLDVEGEAHAQTFTVQCVVDLLSKKCVGIGSSRRGAEQQAARQVLRELGVDNG
- the era gene encoding GTPase Era yields the protein MAEAEAFRCGFIALVGRPNVGKSTLLNRILGQKLSITSRRPQTTRHQIQGIKTELGVQAIYVDTPGLHKGGDKAINRYMNRAASTAIKDVDLIIFLVDRLRWTDEDQMVLDRIRNSRCPVLLAVNKVDRVENKQELMPHLQALSEQHNFAEIVPISAKTGRNVDKLEEAVNRLLPLGDHFYDEDQLTDRSSRFLAAELVREKIMRQLGDELPYQMTVEIEEFRQRDNVLHISALILVEKAGQKAIVIGDKGARLKVIGREARLDMEQLFDSKVMLNLWVKVKGGWSDDERALRSLGYTDV
- the recO gene encoding DNA repair protein RecO; this translates as MVTPHQASLSNAYVIHSRPYRETSLIADLLTEEDGRVSVLFKGVRGSKARNKGLLQPFNRLLVSWQGRRDLKTATGLEAGDHRVVLQGHYLFSAMYANELLQRLLQPHDPHPELFQLYSELLQALGREVALEPLLRSFELQLLDLMGYGLPLSGEARSGDPIEKDGWYQYDPREGFYRILTVSDTQQHNLFSGDMLHALAMGNIVSSEQLYAAKRLMRLAFAPLLGDRPLRSRELFS
- the pdxJ gene encoding pyridoxine 5'-phosphate synthase gives rise to the protein MLSKNRLLLGVNIDHVATLRQARGTRYPDPVQAAIEAEQAGADGITVHLREDRRHIQDRDLEVLREVLQTRMNLEMAVTDEMLSVAERIAPAHVCLVPEKRQELTTEGGLDVLAQESRIKTACQTLGAQGIQVSLFIDADPEQIKAVVRCGAPAIELHTGAYADAESGAMAAELQRVVEGVRFAVDQGLIVNAGHGLNYDNVEPVAGIPGLNELNIGHGIMARALFTGLGPAIIEMKRVMLEAQRFSAPVIK
- the acpS gene encoding holo-ACP synthase, with amino-acid sequence MMVVGIGTDIVRIDRIERSLSKLGIRFAERVLTEQEQVLFQQASKPATFLAKRFAVKEAASKALGTGIADGVSFQHIFLEHDFRGAPVLRLSARALEIASERGASDFHVSLSDEKDYVVAFVVLSSRS